Proteins encoded by one window of Pseudomonas sp. LS44:
- the rpsM gene encoding 30S ribosomal protein S13, with protein MARIAGVNIPDNKHTVISLTYIYGVGRTTAQNICATTGVNPAVKIKDLSDEQIELLRGEVAKFTTEGDLRREINMKIKRLMDLGCYRGLRHRRGLPVRGQRTKTNARTRKGPRKPIRK; from the coding sequence ATGGCCCGTATTGCAGGCGTAAACATTCCAGATAACAAGCATACTGTTATCTCGCTGACCTACATCTACGGTGTTGGTCGCACCACCGCGCAAAATATTTGCGCGACCACCGGGGTTAACCCGGCGGTAAAGATCAAAGATCTGAGCGATGAGCAGATTGAACTGTTGCGTGGCGAGGTGGCGAAATTCACCACCGAGGGTGACCTCCGTCGCGAAATCAACATGAAAATCAAGCGCTTGATGGACCTGGGTTGCTATCGCGGCCTGCGTCATCGTCGCGGCCTTCCGGTCCGCGGTCAGCGTACCAAGACCAATGCCCGTACCCGTAAGGGGCCGCGTAAGCCGATCCGCAAGTAA
- the rpmJ gene encoding 50S ribosomal protein L36 — MKVRASVKKLCRNCKIIRREGVVRVICSAEPRHKQRQG; from the coding sequence ATGAAAGTTCGTGCATCGGTTAAGAAGCTGTGCCGTAACTGCAAGATCATTCGCCGTGAAGGCGTTGTTCGAGTGATCTGCAGCGCGGAGCCGCGTCACAAGCAGCGCCAAGGCTGA
- the secY gene encoding preprotein translocase subunit SecY — protein sequence MAKQGALSALSNGGLSELWARLRFLLMAIIVYRIGAHIPVPGINPERLADLFRQNEGTILSLFNMFSGGALERMSIFALGIMPYISASIIMQLMTAVSPQLEQLKKEGEAGRRKISQYTRYGTLILALVQATGMSVGLAGQGVAFSADFGFHFVAVTTFVAGAMFMMWLGEQITERGVGNGISMLIFAGIVAGLPQAIGQSFESARQGDINIFALVAIGLLAVAIIGFVVFIERGQRRIAVHYAKRQQGRKVFAAQTSHLPLKVNMAGVIPAIFASSLLLFPASLGTWFGQSAGLSWLQDVSQAIAPGQPLNILLFSAGIVFFCFFYTALMFNPKDVAENLKKSGAFIPGIRPGEQSARYIDGVLTRLTLFGALYMTAVCLLPQFLVVAANVPFYLGGTSLLIVVVVVMDFMSQVQSHLVSHQYESLMKKANLKGYGGGMLR from the coding sequence ATGGCTAAGCAAGGTGCTCTCTCAGCGCTCAGCAATGGTGGGTTGTCCGAACTTTGGGCTCGGCTGCGCTTCCTTCTTATGGCGATCATCGTCTATCGGATAGGGGCGCACATTCCGGTTCCGGGGATCAACCCAGAACGGCTGGCTGACCTGTTCCGGCAGAATGAGGGGACTATTCTTAGCCTGTTCAACATGTTTTCTGGCGGTGCGCTGGAGCGGATGAGCATTTTTGCATTGGGGATCATGCCGTACATTTCGGCTTCGATCATCATGCAGCTCATGACCGCAGTCAGCCCGCAGCTCGAGCAGTTGAAGAAGGAAGGTGAGGCTGGTCGTCGTAAGATCAGCCAATACACACGCTACGGTACCTTGATTCTCGCGCTGGTTCAGGCGACTGGCATGTCTGTTGGCCTGGCAGGTCAAGGTGTCGCGTTTTCGGCGGATTTTGGTTTCCACTTCGTGGCTGTCACCACCTTCGTGGCGGGTGCAATGTTCATGATGTGGCTTGGTGAGCAAATCACTGAGCGGGGTGTCGGTAACGGCATTTCGATGCTGATTTTCGCAGGGATCGTTGCGGGTTTGCCGCAAGCGATTGGGCAGTCCTTCGAGTCGGCGCGTCAGGGTGATATCAATATTTTTGCCTTGGTCGCAATCGGCTTGTTAGCGGTGGCAATCATCGGTTTTGTGGTGTTCATCGAGCGTGGCCAGCGTCGCATTGCGGTGCACTACGCCAAACGTCAGCAGGGACGAAAGGTCTTTGCTGCGCAGACGAGCCACTTGCCGTTGAAGGTCAATATGGCGGGTGTTATCCCGGCGATCTTTGCTAGCAGCCTGTTGTTATTTCCAGCGTCGTTGGGCACCTGGTTTGGCCAATCCGCTGGGCTTAGCTGGTTGCAAGACGTATCGCAGGCGATTGCGCCAGGTCAGCCGCTGAACATTTTGCTGTTTAGTGCAGGGATCGTGTTCTTCTGCTTCTTCTATACGGCGTTGATGTTTAACCCGAAAGATGTTGCGGAAAACCTGAAGAAGTCCGGTGCTTTCATTCCGGGTATCCGTCCAGGCGAACAGTCTGCGCGCTATATCGATGGCGTGTTGACTCGTTTGACTCTGTTCGGTGCTCTGTATATGACGGCAGTTTGCTTGTTGCCACAGTTTCTTGTGGTGGCTGCAAATGTACCGTTCTACCTTGGCGGGACGTCGTTGTTGATCGTGGTCGTGGTCGTGATGGACTTTATGTCGCAAGTACAATCACACCTCGTTTCCCATCAGTACGAGTCCCTGATGAAGAAGGCCAACCTGAAGGGTTATGGCGGCGGCATGCTGCGCTAG
- the rplO gene encoding 50S ribosomal protein L15 — MQLNDLRSAPGARREKHRPGRGIGSGLGKTGGRGHKGQTSRSGGTIAPGFEGGQQPLHRRLPKFGFVSLKAMDRAEVRTSELNKVQGDIVTLQALKDANLINQHVQRVKVMLSGEVTRAVTLKGIAATKGARAAIEAVGGKFEE, encoded by the coding sequence ATGCAATTGAACGATCTGCGTTCCGCGCCGGGTGCCCGTCGCGAAAAGCACCGTCCCGGTCGTGGTATCGGTAGCGGGTTGGGTAAGACTGGTGGCCGTGGCCACAAGGGTCAAACCTCCCGTTCCGGCGGTACCATTGCTCCCGGCTTCGAGGGTGGCCAGCAGCCGCTGCATCGTCGCCTGCCGAAGTTCGGCTTCGTATCTTTGAAGGCTATGGATCGTGCGGAAGTGCGTACCTCCGAGCTGAACAAGGTGCAAGGCGACATCGTTACTCTGCAAGCGCTGAAGGATGCCAACCTGATTAACCAACACGTACAGCGCGTTAAAGTGATGCTGTCCGGTGAGGTTACTCGTGCTGTCACCCTTAAAGGTATCGCTGCCACCAAGGGTGCGCGGGCGGCTATCGAAGCAGTTGGCGGTAAGTTCGAGGAATAA
- the rpmD gene encoding 50S ribosomal protein L30: MANATVKVTLVKSVSGRLANHKACVKGLGLRRIGHTVEVLDTPENRGMINKAYYLLRVEG; this comes from the coding sequence ATGGCTAATGCAACTGTCAAAGTCACGCTGGTAAAAAGCGTGAGCGGCCGACTGGCTAATCATAAGGCTTGCGTCAAAGGTCTCGGCCTGCGTCGTATCGGTCATACCGTTGAGGTTCTGGATACACCAGAGAATCGCGGCATGATCAACAAGGCCTATTACCTTCTGCGTGTGGAGGGTTAA
- the rpsE gene encoding 30S ribosomal protein S5: MANNDQKRDEGYIEKLVQVNRVAKTVKGGRIFTFTALTVVGDGKGRVGFGRGKSREVPAAIQKAMEAARRNMIQVDLNGTTLQYAMKSAHGASKVFMQPASEGTGIIAGGAMRAVLEVAGVQNVLAKCYGSTNPVNVVHATFKGLKAMQSPESVAAKRGKSIEEIL, translated from the coding sequence ATGGCAAATAACGACCAAAAGCGCGACGAAGGCTACATCGAGAAGCTGGTACAGGTTAACCGCGTTGCCAAAACCGTTAAGGGTGGCCGTATTTTCACCTTTACGGCGCTGACCGTGGTTGGTGACGGCAAGGGCCGCGTTGGTTTCGGGCGCGGCAAGTCGCGCGAAGTGCCTGCTGCCATCCAGAAGGCTATGGAAGCGGCTCGTCGCAACATGATCCAAGTTGACCTGAACGGCACAACCTTGCAGTACGCAATGAAGTCTGCTCATGGTGCCTCCAAGGTGTTCATGCAGCCTGCTTCTGAAGGTACCGGTATCATCGCTGGCGGCGCTATGCGCGCTGTTCTCGAGGTTGCTGGTGTGCAAAACGTTTTGGCTAAATGCTATGGCTCCACCAATCCGGTGAACGTGGTTCACGCCACTTTCAAAGGGTTGAAAGCCATGCAGTCGCCTGAGTCGGTAGCTGCCAAGCGTGGCAAGAGCATCGAGGAGATTCTCTAA
- the rplR gene encoding 50S ribosomal protein L18 has translation MSVKKETRLRRARKARLKMRELEAVRLCVYRSSQHIYAQVISADGAKVLASASTLDGELRDGATGNIDAAKKVGQLVAERAKAAGVTQVAFDRSGFKYHGRVKALADAAREGGLEF, from the coding sequence ATGAGCGTAAAGAAAGAAACTCGTCTGCGTCGCGCTCGCAAGGCACGCCTGAAGATGCGCGAGCTGGAGGCGGTACGCCTCTGCGTGTACCGCTCTTCCCAGCACATCTACGCCCAGGTCATTTCGGCCGACGGCGCCAAGGTCCTGGCCAGCGCCTCGACATTGGACGGAGAGCTGCGTGATGGCGCTACTGGCAATATCGACGCTGCAAAGAAAGTAGGTCAGCTGGTGGCTGAGCGCGCGAAGGCGGCTGGCGTAACCCAGGTGGCATTCGACCGTTCTGGCTTCAAGTACCACGGCCGCGTTAAAGCGCTGGCTGATGCTGCTCGTGAAGGCGGGCTGGAGTTCTAA
- the rplF gene encoding 50S ribosomal protein L6 produces the protein MSRVAKNPVKLPAGVEVKLAGQQLSVQGAKGVLELNVHSSVEVIQEAGELRFAARNGDQQNRAMAGTTRALVNNMVIGVSQGFERKLQLVGVGYKAQAKGQVLNLALGFSHPVDYELPQGITAETPSQTDILIKGIDKQLVGQVAAEIRDFRRPEPYKGKGVRYADEVVRRKEAKKK, from the coding sequence ATGTCTCGCGTTGCTAAGAACCCCGTAAAGCTGCCTGCCGGTGTTGAAGTTAAGCTGGCCGGCCAGCAGCTCTCGGTACAGGGCGCCAAAGGCGTTCTAGAGCTGAATGTACATTCGTCCGTAGAAGTGATCCAGGAAGCAGGTGAGTTGCGTTTTGCTGCGCGCAATGGCGATCAGCAAAACCGGGCCATGGCTGGTACTACTCGGGCGCTGGTCAATAACATGGTGATTGGCGTAAGCCAAGGCTTTGAGCGTAAGTTGCAGCTCGTTGGCGTGGGCTACAAGGCTCAGGCTAAAGGGCAAGTTCTCAACCTCGCTCTTGGTTTCTCGCACCCGGTTGACTACGAACTGCCGCAAGGCATCACCGCTGAAACGCCTAGCCAGACAGATATCTTGATTAAAGGTATCGACAAGCAGCTGGTTGGTCAGGTGGCTGCGGAGATTCGCGACTTCCGTCGTCCTGAGCCGTATAAAGGCAAAGGCGTGCGTTACGCTGACGAAGTCGTCCGTCGTAAAGAAGCTAAGAAGAAGTAG
- the rpsH gene encoding 30S ribosomal protein S8, with translation MSMQDPLADMLTRIRNAQMAEKSVVSMPSSKLKVAVAKVLKDEGYIAGFQTTTEAKPLLSIELKYFEGRPVIEELKRVSRPGLRQYKAVDQLPKVRGGLGVSIVSTNKGVMTDRAARAAGVGGEVLCTVF, from the coding sequence ATGAGTATGCAGGACCCGTTAGCGGACATGCTAACTCGTATCCGTAATGCCCAGATGGCTGAAAAGTCCGTTGTAAGCATGCCCTCTTCCAAGTTGAAGGTGGCTGTAGCCAAGGTCCTCAAGGACGAAGGCTACATTGCGGGTTTTCAGACCACGACTGAAGCGAAACCGCTGCTGTCTATCGAGCTCAAGTATTTTGAGGGCCGCCCGGTCATCGAAGAGCTGAAGCGCGTTAGCCGTCCAGGTCTGCGTCAGTACAAAGCCGTTGATCAGCTGCCGAAAGTTCGCGGCGGTCTCGGTGTGTCCATCGTCTCCACCAACAAAGGTGTGATGACGGATCGTGCTGCGCGCGCTGCCGGTGTCGGTGGCGAAGTGCTTTGCACAGTGTTCTAA
- the rpsN gene encoding 30S ribosomal protein S14, with product MAKLSMKNRELKRQQTVAKFAKKRAELKALIVNPNTSPEARWEAQVALQKQPRDASSSRLRNRCRITGRPHGVYRKFGLGRNKLREAAMRGDVPGLVKASW from the coding sequence ATGGCCAAACTAAGCATGAAAAACCGTGAGCTGAAGCGTCAGCAAACGGTGGCTAAGTTCGCGAAGAAGCGTGCCGAGCTCAAAGCTCTGATCGTTAATCCGAACACCAGTCCTGAAGCTCGCTGGGAAGCTCAAGTCGCGCTGCAAAAGCAGCCGCGCGATGCCTCTTCCTCGCGTCTGCGCAACCGTTGCCGTATCACCGGTCGTCCGCACGGTGTATATCGCAAATTCGGTCTCGGCCGTAACAAGCTGCGCGAGGCCGCCATGCGCGGTGACGTGCCGGGCTTGGTGAAAGCTAGCTGGTAA
- the rplE gene encoding 50S ribosomal protein L5 produces the protein MARLKEIYRKEIAPKLKDQLQLANVMEVPRITKITLNMGLGEAIGDKKIIENAVADLEKITGQKPIVTFARKSIAGFKVREGWPIGVKVTLRRDRMYEFLDRLLAISLPRVRDFRGLNAKSFDGRGNYSMGVKEQIIFPEIDYDKIDALRGLDITLTTTARTDDEGRALLRAFNFPFRN, from the coding sequence ATGGCACGACTAAAAGAGATTTACCGGAAAGAAATCGCGCCAAAACTGAAGGATCAACTTCAGTTGGCGAACGTGATGGAAGTTCCGCGCATTACCAAGATCACCCTGAACATGGGCCTGGGCGAAGCGATCGGTGACAAGAAAATCATCGAAAACGCGGTAGCTGACTTGGAAAAAATCACTGGGCAGAAGCCTATTGTGACTTTCGCTCGGAAATCCATCGCAGGCTTCAAAGTCCGCGAAGGCTGGCCGATTGGCGTCAAGGTAACCCTGCGTCGCGATCGTATGTATGAATTCCTGGATCGCCTGCTCGCGATCTCCCTGCCGCGGGTGCGTGACTTCCGTGGCCTGAATGCCAAGTCCTTCGATGGTCGCGGCAACTACAGCATGGGCGTCAAAGAGCAGATCATCTTCCCGGAGATCGATTACGACAAGATTGATGCCCTGCGCGGTCTGGACATCACCCTGACCACCACTGCTCGTACGGATGATGAGGGTCGTGCTTTGCTGCGCGCCTTCAACTTCCCGTTCCGCAACTGA
- the rplX gene encoding 50S ribosomal protein L24: protein MQKIRRDDEIIVIAGKDKGKRGKVLKVLADDRLVIGGVNLVKRHTKPNPMSGVQGGIVEKEAPLHASNVAIFNAETNKADRVGFKVEEGKKIRVFKSNQKPVDA from the coding sequence ATGCAAAAGATTCGTCGTGACGACGAGATCATCGTGATCGCCGGCAAGGACAAGGGTAAGCGCGGTAAGGTGCTGAAAGTGCTCGCTGATGACCGTCTGGTTATTGGTGGGGTCAACTTGGTCAAGCGTCATACCAAGCCGAACCCGATGTCGGGCGTTCAGGGCGGTATCGTCGAGAAAGAAGCGCCTCTGCATGCTTCTAACGTCGCCATCTTCAATGCTGAAACCAACAAGGCTGACCGCGTCGGTTTCAAAGTAGAAGAAGGCAAAAAAATTCGTGTCTTCAAGTCGAACCAAAAGCCGGTCGACGCTTGA
- the rplN gene encoding 50S ribosomal protein L14 yields MIQTQSMLDVADNSGARRVMCIKVLGGSHRRYAGIGDIIKVTVKEAIPRGKVKKGQVMTAVVVRTRHGVRRPDGSIIRFDGNAAVLLNNKQEPIGTRIFGPVTRELRSEKFMKIVSLAPEVL; encoded by the coding sequence ATGATTCAGACTCAATCCATGCTCGATGTGGCTGATAACAGCGGTGCACGCCGCGTTATGTGTATTAAGGTACTCGGCGGTTCGCACCGCCGTTATGCCGGAATCGGCGACATCATCAAGGTGACCGTTAAGGAAGCAATTCCGCGCGGGAAAGTGAAGAAAGGCCAGGTAATGACCGCTGTTGTGGTCCGTACCCGTCACGGCGTTCGCCGTCCGGATGGTTCGATTATTCGCTTCGACGGCAACGCTGCTGTTCTTCTGAACAACAAGCAAGAGCCGATCGGTACCCGTATTTTTGGGCCCGTGACCCGTGAACTTCGCTCTGAGAAGTTCATGAAGATCGTCTCGCTCGCCCCTGAAGTGCTGTAA
- the rpsQ gene encoding 30S ribosomal protein S17, translating into MAEAEKTVRTLTGRVVSDKMDKTITVLIERRVKHPIYGKYVKRSTKLHVHDETNECRIGDKVSIRETRPLAKTKSWALVEIVERAVEV; encoded by the coding sequence ATGGCTGAAGCCGAAAAAACCGTCCGTACGCTGACCGGCCGTGTCGTCAGCGACAAGATGGACAAGACCATCACCGTATTGATCGAGCGTCGCGTTAAGCACCCGATCTACGGCAAGTACGTCAAGCGTTCGACCAAGTTGCACGTTCATGATGAAACCAACGAGTGCCGCATCGGCGACAAGGTCTCCATTCGCGAGACCCGTCCGCTGGCCAAGACCAAATCTTGGGCACTGGTTGAGATCGTTGAACGCGCAGTCGAAGTCTAA
- the rpmC gene encoding 50S ribosomal protein L29, translated as MKANELREKSAQQLNEQLLGLLRDQFNLRMQKATGQLGQSHLLSQVKRDIARVKTVLNQQAGK; from the coding sequence ATGAAGGCGAATGAACTTCGTGAAAAATCAGCACAGCAGCTGAACGAGCAATTGCTTGGTCTGCTGCGCGATCAGTTCAATCTGCGTATGCAGAAAGCGACTGGTCAGTTGGGGCAGTCTCACCTGCTCTCGCAAGTTAAGCGTGACATCGCTCGCGTGAAGACTGTGCTCAACCAGCAGGCAGGTAAGTGA
- the rplP gene encoding 50S ribosomal protein L16 produces MLQPKRTKFRKQMTGHNRGLAHRGSKVSFGEFALKSVARGRLTARQIESARRALTRHVKRGGKIWIRVFPDKPVTKKPLEVRMGKGKGSVEYWVAQIQPGKVLYEIEGVSEELAREAFALAAAKLPIATSFVKRTVM; encoded by the coding sequence ATGCTGCAACCAAAGCGTACAAAATTCCGCAAGCAGATGACTGGTCACAACCGTGGCCTGGCTCATCGCGGTAGCAAGGTCAGCTTCGGTGAGTTCGCACTGAAGTCTGTCGCTCGCGGTCGTCTTACCGCCCGCCAGATTGAGTCCGCTCGCCGGGCTCTGACTCGTCACGTTAAGCGTGGCGGGAAAATCTGGATCCGTGTTTTCCCGGACAAGCCGGTTACCAAGAAGCCTCTCGAAGTGCGGATGGGTAAAGGGAAGGGTAGCGTGGAGTATTGGGTGGCCCAGATTCAGCCAGGCAAGGTCCTGTATGAAATCGAGGGTGTTTCTGAAGAGTTGGCGCGTGAGGCTTTCGCCCTGGCTGCTGCAAAGCTGCCAATCGCCACCTCCTTTGTTAAGCGGACGGTGATGTGA
- the rpsC gene encoding 30S ribosomal protein S3 produces MGQKVHPTGIRLGIVKEHTSVWYADKRQYADYLFADLKVREYLQDKLKSASVSRIDIARPAQTARITIHTARPGIVIGKKGEDVEKLRQDLTKQMGVPVHINIEEIRKPELDGLLVAQSVAQQLERRVMFRRAMKRAVQNAMRIGAKGIKIQVSGRLGGAEIARTEWYREGRVPLHTLRADIDYATYEAHTTYGVIGVKVWIFKGEVIGGLKEELKPQAPAPRKKAAK; encoded by the coding sequence ATGGGTCAGAAAGTACATCCCACTGGCATTCGCCTGGGAATCGTCAAGGAGCACACCTCCGTTTGGTACGCAGACAAGCGTCAATACGCTGATTATCTGTTTGCCGACCTCAAGGTTCGTGAATATCTCCAAGACAAACTAAAAAGCGCGTCCGTAAGCCGTATCGACATCGCTCGTCCGGCTCAGACTGCACGCATCACCATCCACACCGCTCGTCCCGGCATCGTGATCGGCAAGAAAGGTGAAGATGTTGAGAAGCTGCGTCAGGACCTGACCAAGCAAATGGGTGTGCCTGTGCACATCAACATCGAAGAGATCCGCAAGCCGGAGCTCGACGGTCTGTTGGTAGCGCAAAGCGTTGCTCAGCAGCTGGAGCGTCGTGTGATGTTCCGCCGCGCCATGAAACGTGCCGTACAAAACGCCATGCGTATTGGTGCCAAGGGCATCAAGATTCAGGTGAGCGGTCGTCTTGGCGGTGCAGAAATCGCCCGTACCGAGTGGTATCGCGAAGGTCGTGTGCCGCTGCACACCCTGCGTGCCGATATCGACTACGCCACTTACGAAGCGCACACCACTTACGGTGTGATCGGTGTGAAGGTTTGGATCTTCAAAGGTGAGGTCATCGGTGGCCTCAAAGAAGAGCTGAAACCGCAAGCGCCTGCGCCTCGTAAAAAAGCTGCTAAGTAA
- the rplV gene encoding 50S ribosomal protein L22, producing MEVAAKLSGARISAQKARLVADQIRGKKVGEALNLLAFSNKKAAEIIKKVLESAVANAEHNEGADVDDLKVSTVFVNEGRSLKRIMPRAKGRADRIVKRSCHITVKVADK from the coding sequence ATGGAAGTAGCCGCTAAGTTGTCGGGCGCTCGCATCTCCGCCCAGAAAGCCCGCTTGGTCGCCGACCAGATCCGCGGGAAGAAGGTGGGCGAAGCGCTCAACCTCCTGGCTTTCAGCAACAAGAAAGCCGCCGAGATCATCAAGAAAGTGCTGGAGTCGGCCGTGGCCAACGCTGAGCACAACGAAGGCGCAGACGTTGATGACCTGAAGGTCAGCACCGTTTTCGTCAACGAGGGGCGTTCGCTGAAGCGCATCATGCCGCGTGCCAAAGGCCGCGCTGATCGCATCGTCAAGCGGTCTTGCCATATCACTGTCAAGGTTGCGGACAAGTAA
- the rpsS gene encoding 30S ribosomal protein S19: MPRSLKKGPFIDLHLLKKVEVAVEKSDRKPVKTWSRRSMILPQMVGLTIAVHNGRQHVPVLVNEDMVGHKLGEFAATRTYRGHVADKKAKR, from the coding sequence GTGCCGCGTTCTCTGAAAAAAGGTCCTTTTATCGATCTTCACCTACTGAAGAAGGTCGAAGTGGCGGTGGAAAAGAGCGATCGCAAGCCGGTTAAAACCTGGTCGCGTCGTTCGATGATCCTGCCACAGATGGTCGGTCTGACCATTGCTGTACATAACGGTCGCCAACACGTTCCGGTTCTCGTCAACGAGGACATGGTCGGCCACAAACTCGGCGAGTTCGCTGCTACCCGCACTTATCGTGGGCATGTGGCGGACAAGAAAGCCAAGCGTTAA
- the rplB gene encoding 50S ribosomal protein L2: protein MAIVKCKPTSAGRRFVVKVVNQELHKGAPYAPLLEKKSKTGGRNNNGRITTRHIGGGHKQHYRLVDFRRNKDGIPAVVERVEYDPNRTAHIALLKYADGERRYIIAPKGVSAGDQLISGSAAPIKAGNSLPLRNIPLGSTIHGIELKPGKGAQIARSAGASAQLVAREGAYVTLRLRSGEMRKVLAECRATLGEVSNSEHSLRSLGKAGAKRWRGVRPTVRGVAMNPVDHPHGGGEGRTSGGRHPVSPWGFPTKGAKTRGNKRTDNMIVRRRK, encoded by the coding sequence ATGGCAATCGTTAAATGCAAACCGACTTCCGCTGGCCGCCGTTTCGTGGTCAAAGTGGTCAATCAGGAGCTGCACAAAGGCGCTCCTTATGCTCCGCTGCTCGAGAAGAAGTCGAAGACTGGTGGTCGTAACAATAACGGCCGCATCACTACCCGTCATATCGGTGGTGGTCACAAGCAGCATTACCGTCTGGTCGATTTTCGTCGCAACAAGGATGGCATTCCTGCTGTCGTTGAGCGCGTGGAATATGACCCGAACCGTACCGCGCACATCGCTCTGCTGAAATATGCAGATGGTGAGCGTCGTTACATCATCGCTCCGAAAGGCGTCAGTGCTGGTGATCAACTGATCTCTGGTTCCGCTGCGCCGATCAAGGCTGGCAACAGCCTGCCGCTGCGCAACATTCCGCTGGGTTCGACCATTCATGGTATCGAGCTGAAGCCGGGCAAAGGCGCCCAGATCGCACGTTCCGCTGGCGCTTCGGCTCAGCTGGTCGCTCGTGAAGGTGCTTATGTGACCCTGCGTCTGCGTTCCGGCGAAATGCGCAAAGTACTGGCCGAATGCCGTGCGACCTTGGGTGAAGTCTCGAACTCCGAGCACAGCCTGCGTTCGCTGGGTAAGGCAGGTGCCAAGCGCTGGCGTGGCGTTCGCCCGACCGTTCGCGGTGTGGCGATGAACCCGGTTGACCACCCGCATGGTGGTGGTGAAGGTCGTACCTCTGGTGGCCGTCATCCGGTGTCTCCATGGGGCTTCCCGACTAAGGGCGCGAAGACTCGTGGTAACAAACGCACCGATAACATGATCGTCCGTCGTCGCAAGTAA
- the rplW gene encoding 50S ribosomal protein L23: protein MNQERVFKVLVGPHVSEKATVLADGKSQFVFKVATDATKLEIKKAVESLFSVKVAAVNTLNVQGKTKRTARGLGKRNDWKKAYIALQPGQDLDFTSSAE, encoded by the coding sequence ATGAACCAGGAACGCGTATTTAAAGTGCTGGTTGGCCCGCATGTCTCCGAGAAAGCCACTGTGCTGGCGGACGGCAAGAGCCAATTCGTTTTCAAGGTTGCCACTGATGCAACCAAGCTGGAAATCAAGAAGGCCGTCGAAAGCCTGTTCAGCGTGAAAGTTGCCGCCGTCAACACCCTGAATGTTCAGGGTAAGACCAAGCGCACCGCTCGCGGTCTGGGCAAGCGTAACGACTGGAAGAAGGCGTACATCGCTCTTCAGCCGGGCCAAGATCTCGATTTCACCAGCAGTGCTGAGTAA
- the rplD gene encoding 50S ribosomal protein L4, which produces MQLNVTNAQAIEVSEATFGSEFNETLVHQAVVAYMAGGRQGSKQQKTRSDVSGGGKRPWRQKGTGRARAGTTRGPIWRGGGVTFAARPQNHDQKLNKKMYRAALRSILSELVRLDRLVVVEDFAVETPKTKVLLDKLNGMGLNDVLIVSDAVDQNLYLAARNLPHVDVRDVQGSDPVSLIAYDKVLVTVSAVKKFEELLG; this is translated from the coding sequence ATGCAATTGAATGTAACTAACGCTCAGGCGATCGAGGTCTCCGAAGCAACCTTCGGTAGCGAATTCAACGAGACCCTGGTTCACCAGGCCGTTGTCGCCTACATGGCTGGCGGCCGTCAGGGCAGCAAGCAGCAGAAGACCCGTTCCGACGTGTCCGGTGGCGGCAAGCGTCCGTGGCGTCAGAAGGGCACTGGTCGTGCTCGTGCTGGTACCACTCGTGGTCCGATCTGGCGTGGCGGTGGTGTGACCTTCGCAGCTCGTCCGCAGAACCATGACCAGAAACTCAACAAGAAGATGTATCGCGCCGCTCTGCGCTCGATCCTCTCCGAGTTGGTTCGTCTGGATCGTCTGGTTGTCGTGGAAGACTTCGCGGTTGAAACGCCGAAGACCAAGGTTCTCCTGGACAAGCTGAATGGCATGGGTCTGAACGATGTTCTGATCGTGTCCGACGCTGTTGACCAGAACCTGTACCTGGCTGCGCGCAACCTGCCGCACGTCGACGTACGTGATGTCCAAGGTTCCGATCCTGTCAGCCTGATCGCCTACGACAAGGTGCTGGTCACTGTGTCCGCCGTGAAGAAATTCGAGGAGCTGCTGGGATGA